A single Micromonospora luteifusca DNA region contains:
- a CDS encoding cupin-like domain-containing protein, with amino-acid sequence MSESTQVEALTSSQFVDRYLTWRQPVVVRGAAAAWNWAPEWDFATLTRRFGEHRVPLYDSLFSLYGVSTFGEYVARHIGVTSPAAPPYLRWYARQNASRLPWADTAFTALADDWSMPSWLPDSGYVFPRLRGPADAARDPFPAKGIFVCGAQGRTRLHVDPWASDACLCQTTGRKRVMLFRPDSLSLLSRDGKRNDLVDLDQPDASAFPHWRNAAVELDVVLEPGDCIYIPAGWPHAAIALTDSVSLTWNFVHEVHDADFSRYLSSGGADDVTVRYFTAADLR; translated from the coding sequence ATGAGCGAGAGCACCCAGGTCGAAGCCCTGACGTCGTCGCAGTTCGTCGACCGGTATTTGACCTGGCGCCAACCGGTGGTGGTCCGCGGTGCCGCCGCAGCGTGGAACTGGGCACCCGAATGGGATTTCGCAACGTTGACCAGACGCTTCGGCGAACACAGGGTTCCGCTGTACGACTCCCTGTTCAGCCTCTACGGCGTGTCGACCTTCGGCGAGTACGTCGCACGGCATATCGGCGTCACCTCCCCGGCCGCCCCGCCTTATCTGCGCTGGTACGCCCGACAGAACGCCAGCCGACTCCCCTGGGCCGACACGGCCTTCACGGCTCTGGCCGACGACTGGAGCATGCCGTCCTGGCTGCCCGATTCGGGCTATGTCTTCCCGCGGTTGCGGGGTCCGGCCGACGCTGCCCGGGATCCGTTCCCTGCCAAGGGGATCTTTGTCTGCGGCGCGCAGGGACGTACCCGGCTGCACGTCGACCCGTGGGCGAGTGACGCCTGCCTGTGCCAGACGACCGGCCGCAAACGGGTCATGCTGTTCAGGCCCGACTCGCTGTCACTGCTCAGTCGCGACGGTAAAAGGAACGACCTGGTCGATCTCGACCAGCCTGACGCGTCCGCGTTTCCGCACTGGCGGAACGCCGCGGTGGAACTGGACGTGGTGCTCGAGCCGGGCGACTGCATCTACATCCCGGCCGGGTGGCCGCACGCCGCCATCGCCCTCACCGACAGCGTCTCGCTGACCTGGAACTTCGTCCACGAGGTGCACGACGCCGACTTCAGCCGCTACCTGTCCTCCGGCGGCGCGGACGACGTGACGGTCCGCTACTTCACCGCTGCGGACCTGCGCTGA
- the fabD gene encoding ACP S-malonyltransferase, whose protein sequence is MTGAGRPAQAWLFPGQGAQRPGMGLDLLSRFPDHRNASDRVLGYSIRDVCDGTISGGLRRTEYVQPALFVVEYLAFLARMDSEPAPAFLAGHSVGELTALCAAGCFGFESGLRLVKRRGELMGQAAGGAMAAVVGLAADSLATVLSHAQADDVDVANYNSPEQTVLSGPRETLDALATRIRAAGGRYVPLNVSAAFHSRYMELASRQFAADLAEVRCAPPRIPVIANATAQPYPDRNIADLLTRQITAPVRWRDSMRTLAALGVQDIVELGPGDVLTRLWAACSSDRENASEGGTPCPTASSPLGPLSRQPHLPAPAPATRPPATTPPQRSARPSTASLGSATFRRDFGVRHAYLAGSMYRGISSVDLVVRMANAGLLGFFGTGGLPKTEVETAIGQLRTALGDTGLFGMNLLYDIRRPAAESAMVDLYLRHDIRFVEAAAYTAITPALVRFRLHGAHRGPGGRPVAPRRVLAKVSRPEVATAFMSPPPKEVVDRLVTQGLLTEQEAAVGHELPVSEDVCVEADSAGHTDGGVALTLVPSFTRLRDALVRRYSRPVDIRLGASGGLGAPEAVAAAFVLGADFVVTGSVNQCTVEAGTSALAKDMLADLDVQDTTYAPAGDMFELGARVQVMRKGTLFAARANKLYQLYRNHGGIEDLDARTRATLESSCFGQPLEEVWERIRQRHQARGDTTDIARAEAAPKLRMGMVFRQYFVDSTIAAMDGTVEDKVNFQVHCGPAMGAFNRFADETGLGPWRKRHADTIAEALMSGAADLLGRHTGGTSIPVDGTVP, encoded by the coding sequence ATGACCGGGGCGGGGCGGCCCGCGCAAGCGTGGCTCTTTCCGGGCCAGGGAGCCCAGCGACCCGGAATGGGATTGGACCTTCTGTCTCGGTTCCCTGACCACCGCAACGCGTCCGACCGCGTGTTGGGCTACTCGATCCGAGACGTGTGCGACGGCACCATCAGCGGCGGCCTTCGCAGGACCGAATACGTCCAGCCCGCCCTATTCGTCGTCGAATATTTGGCCTTTCTGGCCCGGATGGACTCCGAACCGGCTCCGGCGTTCCTGGCAGGCCACAGCGTCGGAGAGTTGACGGCGTTGTGCGCTGCCGGGTGCTTCGGGTTCGAGAGCGGCCTTCGGCTGGTGAAACGACGCGGGGAACTGATGGGCCAGGCCGCCGGTGGGGCGATGGCTGCGGTGGTAGGACTGGCGGCAGACAGTCTTGCCACAGTGCTGTCCCATGCGCAGGCCGATGACGTGGATGTGGCCAACTACAATTCGCCGGAGCAGACCGTGTTGTCCGGTCCGCGCGAGACACTCGACGCGCTCGCCACGCGGATACGCGCCGCCGGGGGCCGGTACGTGCCGCTCAACGTCAGCGCGGCGTTTCACTCCCGGTACATGGAATTGGCTTCTCGCCAGTTCGCCGCTGACCTCGCCGAGGTACGGTGCGCGCCGCCGCGGATCCCGGTCATCGCCAATGCGACTGCGCAGCCCTACCCCGACCGAAACATCGCCGACCTGCTGACACGCCAGATAACCGCGCCGGTGCGATGGCGGGACAGCATGCGCACCCTGGCCGCGCTCGGGGTGCAGGACATTGTCGAGCTCGGCCCTGGAGACGTGCTGACCCGGCTGTGGGCGGCGTGCTCTTCGGATCGGGAGAACGCCTCCGAAGGCGGTACGCCCTGCCCCACCGCGTCCTCGCCGCTAGGCCCGCTCAGCCGGCAGCCCCACCTACCGGCGCCAGCACCTGCGACCCGCCCGCCCGCAACCACACCACCACAACGGTCGGCACGGCCGAGCACCGCGTCCTTGGGGTCGGCCACGTTCCGGCGCGACTTCGGCGTGCGGCATGCCTATCTCGCAGGATCGATGTACCGGGGCATCTCCTCGGTCGACCTGGTCGTCCGGATGGCCAACGCCGGGTTGCTGGGATTCTTCGGCACCGGCGGACTGCCTAAGACCGAGGTGGAAACCGCCATCGGCCAGCTTCGGACGGCGCTGGGCGACACCGGGCTGTTCGGCATGAACCTGCTGTACGACATCCGTCGCCCGGCGGCGGAGAGCGCGATGGTGGACCTCTATCTCCGTCACGACATCCGTTTCGTCGAGGCAGCCGCCTACACCGCGATCACCCCGGCGCTGGTCCGCTTCAGGCTCCACGGCGCTCACCGGGGACCAGGAGGCCGGCCGGTGGCGCCGCGACGAGTGCTGGCGAAGGTGTCGCGGCCGGAGGTTGCCACCGCGTTCATGAGCCCGCCACCGAAAGAAGTGGTGGATCGGCTGGTGACGCAGGGACTGCTCACAGAGCAGGAAGCCGCGGTCGGTCACGAACTGCCGGTGAGCGAGGACGTCTGTGTCGAGGCCGACTCCGCGGGCCACACCGACGGCGGCGTCGCCCTGACGCTGGTACCGAGCTTCACGCGGCTGCGTGACGCCCTGGTGCGCCGGTACAGCCGTCCGGTCGACATCCGGCTCGGCGCCTCCGGTGGCCTCGGCGCGCCGGAGGCCGTCGCTGCGGCGTTCGTGCTCGGCGCGGACTTCGTCGTCACCGGCTCGGTGAACCAGTGCACCGTCGAGGCGGGCACGTCAGCACTGGCAAAGGACATGCTGGCCGATCTTGATGTGCAGGACACCACCTACGCTCCCGCCGGCGACATGTTCGAGCTGGGTGCACGGGTGCAGGTGATGCGCAAGGGCACCCTGTTCGCGGCTCGGGCCAACAAGCTCTACCAGCTGTACCGCAACCATGGGGGCATCGAGGACCTCGACGCGCGTACCCGGGCAACCTTGGAGAGCAGTTGTTTCGGTCAGCCTCTCGAGGAGGTCTGGGAACGGATTCGGCAACGTCACCAGGCCAGAGGTGACACCACCGACATCGCACGCGCCGAGGCAGCTCCCAAGCTGCGGATGGGGATGGTGTTCCGTCAGTACTTCGTGGACAGCACCATCGCGGCGATGGACGGCACGGTAGAGGACAAAGTGAACTTCCAGGTGCACTGCGGCCCAGCGATGGGCGCCTTCAACAGGTTCGCCGACGAGACCGGACTCGGTCCGTGGCGAAAACGTCACGCCGACACCATCGCGGAGGCACTGATGTCCGGCGCCGCGGATCTGCTGGGTCGGCACACGGGTGGGACGAGCATCCCGGTCGACGGCACCGTCCCCTAG
- a CDS encoding Crp/Fnr family transcriptional regulator: MQIKERVSLRDADRQVSTLHRRTVLGRIILAKIDEGTFHAPVRRLPPEVHLYSWGDSGDWLYLINSGWVKSMTWSLNGKPCLLEISGPTAIVGVSSILRGRRAETAMTKSPTELTVIARDQLHQITDDRMLRDAWDHHLASHITEQQETLTNFVTLDSEHRLAMTLLRLAQKLGSGNGDGDGDGLIIDCRVTHEELAQMVGTTRSRVGYFLKRFQQAGMTRKHGHNIVVNANELTDYLTSCR, encoded by the coding sequence ATGCAGATCAAGGAGCGCGTCTCGCTACGAGACGCGGACCGTCAAGTCAGCACCTTGCATCGACGAACGGTCCTGGGGAGGATCATTCTCGCAAAGATCGATGAAGGTACGTTTCATGCGCCGGTCAGAAGGCTGCCGCCCGAGGTTCATCTGTACAGTTGGGGCGACTCAGGAGATTGGCTTTATCTGATTAACAGTGGCTGGGTCAAGTCGATGACCTGGTCGCTGAACGGGAAGCCGTGCCTGTTGGAGATCAGTGGGCCAACCGCCATCGTCGGAGTGTCGAGCATCCTGAGGGGGCGGCGAGCGGAGACCGCGATGACCAAGAGCCCCACGGAGTTGACGGTGATTGCGCGCGATCAGCTGCACCAGATCACCGACGACCGGATGCTGCGCGATGCCTGGGACCACCATCTGGCCTCGCACATCACCGAGCAGCAGGAGACTCTGACGAACTTCGTGACGCTCGACAGCGAGCACCGTTTGGCAATGACCCTGCTGCGGCTGGCCCAGAAGCTCGGTAGCGGCAACGGCGACGGCGATGGCGATGGCCTGATCATCGACTGCCGCGTGACCCATGAGGAGTTGGCGCAGATGGTGGGCACCACCCGGTCGCGTGTCGGTTATTTCCTCAAGCGTTTTCAACAGGCAGGCATGACGAGAAAGCACGGCCACAACATCGTGGTGAACGCCAACGAGCTCACCGACTACCTGACGTCTTGCCGATGA
- a CDS encoding winged helix DNA-binding domain-containing protein → MAIDARFQPQHSGEPAYWPRGGNMISGARLRVSESQRRARLSARHALIPEGIAKDARAVAGSLVAIHATDPPTVYLSVAARTRLAGPVDVATDLHAPSMMRMTGMRRTVFVLQTDLAPTVLEATARPLALRDRATILRLLHAHLGWTEDHLTEIEDSIVELVIAKGTITGRELAEALPVLRTTIRPSSSPSSNAPGQPVSMRILYNLAMTGRICRGRPLGGWTSGQYTWSPPAPMTTIEPRAARADLLSHYLARYGPVTEADVRWWTGWTVTQTRQSLADNHAVAVELSEGQTGYVAPDDLDPVESPELSVALLPALDSTVMGWRDRAWYLPSESTPALFDRTGNAGPTVWVNGQVVGGWGQDRKGRINWRLLSDVGAREQSAIAVEAERLSTWLGESRVSPRFHTPLERELSDSPGRKR, encoded by the coding sequence GTGGCTATTGATGCGCGCTTCCAGCCACAACACAGTGGCGAACCTGCTTATTGGCCGAGGGGCGGAAATATGATAAGCGGTGCCAGGCTGCGCGTGTCCGAAAGTCAACGGCGAGCCCGTCTTTCCGCCCGGCATGCGTTGATTCCAGAAGGTATCGCCAAGGATGCCCGCGCTGTTGCCGGCTCACTCGTCGCGATCCACGCCACTGACCCGCCGACCGTCTACCTGTCCGTCGCCGCCCGTACGCGACTCGCCGGTCCCGTTGACGTCGCCACCGACCTGCACGCGCCGTCAATGATGCGCATGACCGGCATGCGTCGCACCGTCTTCGTCCTTCAGACGGACCTGGCCCCGACGGTGCTCGAGGCGACCGCCCGGCCGCTGGCGCTGCGAGACCGCGCCACTATTCTGCGTCTGCTCCACGCTCACCTCGGCTGGACCGAGGACCACCTCACCGAGATCGAGGACTCGATCGTCGAGCTCGTCATCGCCAAGGGCACGATCACCGGCCGCGAGCTTGCCGAGGCGCTTCCCGTCCTGCGCACCACGATCCGTCCCAGCAGCTCCCCGTCGTCCAACGCCCCGGGACAGCCGGTCAGCATGCGCATCCTCTACAACCTGGCGATGACCGGACGCATCTGCCGAGGCCGTCCGCTCGGCGGGTGGACCAGCGGACAGTACACGTGGTCGCCTCCCGCACCGATGACCACCATCGAGCCGCGGGCCGCACGAGCCGACCTGCTCAGCCACTATCTCGCCCGCTACGGACCGGTCACCGAGGCAGATGTCCGCTGGTGGACCGGATGGACCGTCACGCAGACGCGTCAGAGCCTGGCGGACAACCACGCCGTGGCGGTGGAGCTGAGCGAGGGCCAGACCGGATACGTCGCCCCCGACGACCTCGACCCGGTCGAGTCACCGGAGCTCTCGGTGGCGCTGCTTCCCGCGCTGGACTCCACCGTGATGGGCTGGCGTGACCGCGCCTGGTACCTGCCCTCCGAGAGCACGCCGGCCTTGTTCGACCGTACCGGCAACGCCGGCCCGACCGTATGGGTCAACGGCCAGGTGGTCGGCGGGTGGGGCCAGGACCGCAAGGGCCGCATCAACTGGCGTCTCCTGAGCGACGTCGGAGCACGAGAGCAGAGCGCGATCGCCGTCGAGGCCGAACGACTGTCCACCTGGCTTGGTGAGTCGCGTGTCAGTCCAAGGTTTCACACCCCGCTGGAGCGAGAACTGTCCGACAGCCCAGGGCGCAAGCGGTGA
- a CDS encoding zinc ribbon domain-containing protein, with the protein MIQVLTDKATLAGITVHLVDERGTSSTCPACQRRVPKPRGRTLSCPHCRFSGHRDLVAAASIATRTPGGGPTTPTTAEPVLPGVLTHRRVGRNLPGTGRSRRDPRRPTRAARGSDGPRRPAPPPSGESLAPKARIHNTPPEHPVNVSGHRTSCHCSHCKLRPTAMCCPASSHACEPVLTSDRRAQRTQRDRTQEVYLVAHG; encoded by the coding sequence TTGATTCAGGTCCTCACCGACAAGGCCACCCTCGCCGGGATCACTGTGCACCTCGTCGACGAACGCGGCACCTCCTCGACCTGCCCCGCCTGCCAGCGGCGGGTACCGAAACCCCGTGGGCGCACCTTGTCCTGCCCCCACTGCCGATTCTCCGGGCACCGCGATCTCGTCGCGGCGGCCAGCATCGCCACCCGCACCCCGGGCGGCGGACCCACCACCCCCACAACAGCCGAACCTGTGCTGCCCGGGGTGCTCACGCACCGTCGAGTCGGCCGGAACCTCCCCGGCACCGGCCGGTCCCGGCGTGACCCCCGCCGCCCAACCCGGGCGGCGAGAGGATCAGATGGCCCGCGGAGGCCCGCCCCACCACCCAGTGGGGAGTCGCTCGCCCCCAAAGCGAGGATCCACAACACCCCACCGGAACACCCGGTGAACGTTAGTGGACACCGCACTAGTTGCCACTGCTCGCACTGCAAGCTGCGACCGACGGCCATGTGCTGCCCGGCGAGCTCCCACGCCTGCGAGCCCGTCCTCACCAGCGACCGGCGTGCGCAGCGCACCCAACGGGACCGCACTCAGGAGGTCTACCTGGTCGCGCATGGCTGA
- a CDS encoding AraC family transcriptional regulator, translating to MDALAGLLDGPRARGAFLMRSVFDPPWSVRIQDRAPLTLVTMLRGTAWVVPARGTPAPLRAGDVAIIRGPEPYTIADDPATAPQAVIHPGQRTTTPAGDELCEVMDQGVRTWGERADGTAVLLSGTYQLQGEVSQRLLRVLPQLLVLPAGALDSPLVPLLSEEMTKDEPGQEVVLDRLLDLLLIAVLRAWLSRPEAAAPAWYRAHGDPVVGRALRLLHDHPAKPWTVATLAAGTGISRAVLARRFTELVGEPPMAYLTNWRLALAADLLREPDVTIGTVARQVGYGSSFALSAAFKRVRGLSPAEHRQDIGSPNLVPVG from the coding sequence ATGGATGCGCTCGCGGGGCTGTTGGACGGGCCGAGGGCGCGCGGCGCGTTCCTGATGCGGTCGGTGTTCGACCCGCCTTGGTCGGTACGGATCCAGGATCGCGCGCCACTCACCCTGGTCACCATGCTGCGTGGCACGGCGTGGGTGGTGCCGGCCCGGGGTACTCCGGCGCCGCTGCGCGCCGGCGACGTCGCGATCATCCGTGGCCCGGAGCCATACACGATCGCCGACGACCCGGCCACGGCGCCGCAGGCAGTGATCCACCCCGGACAGCGCACCACCACGCCTGCCGGGGACGAGTTGTGCGAAGTGATGGACCAGGGTGTCCGGACCTGGGGCGAACGCGCTGACGGAACCGCGGTGCTGCTCAGTGGCACGTACCAGTTGCAGGGCGAGGTCAGCCAACGGCTGCTGCGGGTCCTGCCCCAACTCCTGGTGCTGCCGGCCGGAGCACTGGACAGCCCGCTCGTCCCGTTGCTCAGCGAGGAGATGACCAAGGACGAGCCTGGGCAGGAGGTGGTCCTGGACCGGCTGCTCGACCTACTGCTCATCGCCGTACTCCGGGCCTGGCTCTCCCGGCCGGAGGCGGCGGCGCCTGCCTGGTATCGAGCGCACGGCGACCCGGTGGTCGGCAGGGCGTTGCGGCTCCTGCACGACCACCCAGCAAAGCCCTGGACGGTGGCCACCCTCGCGGCCGGCACCGGTATCTCACGGGCCGTGCTGGCCCGCCGGTTCACCGAACTGGTCGGCGAGCCTCCGATGGCGTACCTCACCAACTGGCGGCTCGCGCTGGCCGCCGACCTGTTGCGCGAACCGGACGTCACCATCGGCACGGTGGCCCGCCAGGTCGGCTACGGCAGCTCATTCGCACTCAGCGCGGCCTTCAAACGGGTACGCGGTCTCAGCCCGGCCGAACACCGGCAGGACATCGGGTCGCCTAACCTCGTTCCAGTAGGATGA
- a CDS encoding NAD(P)H-binding protein has protein sequence MTKNVDEQPILVLGGTGKTGRRVVDRLAKLGRPVRVGSRSGEPPFDWTDQRTWAPVLDGVSSVYLVYYPDLVAPDALATIRSFTEQAVSGGIERLVLLSGRGEEEAKLSERVVQDSGVAWTIVRASWFSQNFSEDFLTDSIRGGEVILPAGNVPEPFVDADDIADIVVAALTEDGHAGQLYEVTGPRLLTFAEATSEIGNALGREIRYRSVSPEEYAAVLAGYDVPAELAAVLNELFGKVLDGRNAQLTDGVQRALGRKPRDFADYARDAAAAGAWDISPDGNWA, from the coding sequence ATGACGAAGAACGTTGATGAGCAGCCAATCCTCGTACTGGGCGGCACGGGCAAGACCGGCCGACGAGTGGTGGACCGGCTCGCCAAACTCGGCCGGCCGGTGCGGGTCGGCTCCCGCTCCGGCGAGCCTCCGTTCGACTGGACCGACCAGCGCACCTGGGCGCCCGTACTGGACGGGGTTTCGTCGGTCTACCTGGTGTACTACCCGGACCTGGTTGCGCCGGACGCCCTCGCAACGATCCGCTCGTTCACCGAACAGGCGGTGTCCGGCGGGATCGAACGGTTGGTTCTGCTTTCCGGCCGGGGCGAGGAGGAGGCCAAACTCAGCGAGCGGGTGGTCCAGGACTCCGGAGTGGCCTGGACGATCGTGCGGGCGAGCTGGTTCAGCCAGAACTTCAGCGAGGACTTCCTGACCGACTCGATCCGCGGCGGCGAGGTCATCCTCCCGGCCGGGAACGTGCCGGAGCCGTTCGTCGACGCCGACGACATCGCCGACATCGTGGTCGCGGCGCTGACCGAGGACGGGCACGCGGGGCAGCTCTACGAGGTGACCGGCCCGCGGCTTCTCACCTTCGCCGAGGCGACCTCGGAGATCGGCAACGCGCTCGGGCGGGAGATCCGCTACCGATCGGTTTCGCCCGAGGAGTACGCCGCCGTGTTGGCCGGGTACGACGTGCCGGCGGAGCTCGCAGCGGTGCTGAACGAGTTGTTCGGCAAGGTCCTGGACGGCCGCAACGCACAGCTCACCGATGGTGTGCAACGGGCACTGGGCCGCAAGCCGCGCGACTTCGCGGACTATGCCCGGGACGCCGCCGCCGCTGGTGCATGGGACATCTCCCCCGATGGAAACTGGGCATGA
- a CDS encoding anthrone oxygenase family protein produces the protein MNATLAAWSAAVTLAVTGAITGVYYAFSVAVMPGLNAADAGTAIRAMTSINQRIQNPLFFVTFFGPLVAATVTGVILLILGRRSAGLVFLVAAGVYLVGAFIPTVVVNVPMNDTLDAAGVPTDPAEAVRVWASYSSAWTWWNSVRAGASLISLLLAGLGVYLSGTSR, from the coding sequence ATGAACGCCACCCTGGCTGCCTGGTCGGCGGCGGTGACCCTGGCGGTGACGGGTGCGATCACCGGTGTGTACTACGCCTTTTCGGTAGCGGTGATGCCCGGTCTGAACGCCGCCGACGCCGGTACCGCGATCCGGGCCATGACGAGCATCAACCAGAGGATCCAGAATCCGCTGTTCTTCGTCACGTTCTTCGGCCCGCTCGTCGCCGCCACGGTGACCGGTGTGATCCTGTTGATCCTCGGGAGGCGGTCGGCAGGCCTGGTGTTCCTGGTGGCCGCGGGGGTGTACCTGGTGGGCGCGTTCATCCCGACGGTGGTCGTCAACGTGCCGATGAACGATACGCTCGACGCCGCAGGCGTGCCGACCGACCCTGCGGAGGCGGTCCGGGTGTGGGCTTCCTACTCGTCCGCTTGGACGTGGTGGAACTCGGTACGCGCCGGTGCCAGCCTGATCAGCCTGTTGCTGGCTGGTCTCGGGGTCTACCTCTCGGGCACGTCCCGATGA